In one window of Caballeronia sp. TF1N1 DNA:
- the aroG gene encoding 3-deoxy-7-phosphoheptulonate synthase AroG — MPPHNTDDVRIRELKELTPPAHLIREFPCAEPVSELIYNARKSMHRILHGMDDRLIVIVGPCSIHDPKAAMEYAGRLIEQRKRFAGELEIVMRVYFEKPRTTVGWKGLINDPYMDNSFKINDGLRAARELLMHINELGLPAGTEYLDMISPQYIADLISWGAIGARTTESQVHRELASGLSCPVGFKNGTDGNVKIAVDAIKAASQPHHFLSVTKGGHSAIVSTAGNEDCHIILRGGKSPNFDAASVDAACSDIGKAGLAARLMIDASHANSSKKHENQIPVCEDIGKQLASGDERIIGVMIESHLVGGRQDLKPGGELTYGQSVTDACIGWDESVTVLEGLAASVKQRRIARGGGN, encoded by the coding sequence ATGCCCCCGCACAATACCGACGATGTCCGCATTCGTGAGCTGAAAGAACTGACGCCTCCCGCGCATCTGATCCGCGAATTCCCTTGCGCCGAACCCGTGTCGGAACTGATTTACAACGCGCGCAAGTCGATGCATCGCATACTGCACGGAATGGATGATCGCTTGATCGTGATCGTCGGACCGTGCTCCATTCACGATCCCAAGGCGGCGATGGAATATGCGGGACGACTGATCGAGCAGCGTAAGCGCTTCGCGGGCGAATTGGAAATCGTGATGCGCGTGTACTTCGAAAAGCCGCGTACCACGGTGGGCTGGAAGGGGCTGATCAACGATCCGTACATGGATAACAGCTTCAAGATCAATGATGGATTGCGGGCTGCGCGAGAATTGCTCATGCATATCAACGAGCTTGGTTTGCCGGCCGGCACCGAGTATCTGGATATGATTAGTCCGCAGTACATTGCGGACCTGATTTCGTGGGGCGCGATTGGGGCGCGGACTACCGAATCTCAGGTTCACCGTGAGCTTGCATCGGGATTGTCTTGTCCGGTGGGCTTTAAAAATGGCACGGATGGAAACGTCAAGATTGCCGTCGATGCTATCAAGGCCGCTTCGCAGCCGCATCATTTCCTGTCGGTCACGAAGGGCGGACATTCGGCGATCGTTTCCACCGCCGGCAACGAGGATTGCCATATCATTTTACGCGGCGGTAAATCGCCGAATTTCGATGCCGCTAGTGTCGATGCGGCTTGCAGCGATATCGGCAAGGCGGGATTAGCGGCGCGCTTGATGATCGATGCGAGTCACGCGAATAGCTCGAAGAAACACGAGAATCAGATTCCGGTGTGCGAGGATATTGGCAAGCAACTCGCCTCCGGCGATGAGCGAATCATCGGCGTGATGATTGAATCGCATCTGGTTGGCGGCCGGCAAGACCTCAAGCCAGGAGGCGAGCTGACTTACGGACAAAGCGTGACGGATGCTTGCATCGGCTGGGATGAGAGCGTGACTGTACTCGAAGGATTGGCAGCGTCGGTTAAACAGCGGCGCATTGCGCGAGGCGGCGGCAATTAA
- the glcF gene encoding glycolate oxidase subunit GlcF: protein MQTNLADFIRGTADGDEADAILRKCVHCGFCTATCPTYQILGDELDGPRGRIYLMKQMFEGAPVTRSTQLHLDRCLTCRNCESTCPSGVQYGRLVEIGRKVVEEKVERPMRQRLQRRLLASFLPNSTLFTPAMKLGQQFRGILPRNLRAKIPVPEKPLAAPTRKHERKMLMLSGCVQPAMMPNVNTATARVFDALGIEIVTAPDAGCCGAIRLHLGYNDEALDDVRNNIDAWWPYVENGVEAIVMNASGCGATVKEYAHLLRDDPVYADKAARIVELTRDLAEILPMYEEELIALARRRSVHTVAYHPPCTLQHGQQIRGRVEHLLTALGLEVRLPADSHLCCGSAGTYSVLQPKLSYTLRNQKLDRLEKTEPQMIVSANVGCIAHLQSGTSTPVAHWIQLLEHLLYG, encoded by the coding sequence ATGCAAACCAATCTCGCCGATTTCATCCGCGGCACGGCCGATGGCGACGAAGCCGACGCCATCCTGCGCAAATGCGTCCATTGCGGCTTTTGCACGGCGACTTGCCCGACCTATCAAATTCTCGGCGACGAACTCGACGGACCGCGCGGGCGCATCTATTTGATGAAGCAGATGTTCGAAGGCGCGCCGGTCACGCGCAGCACGCAACTGCATCTGGATCGCTGCCTCACCTGCCGCAATTGCGAGAGCACATGTCCGTCGGGCGTGCAGTACGGACGGCTCGTGGAGATCGGCCGCAAGGTGGTCGAAGAGAAAGTCGAGCGCCCCATGCGCCAGCGTTTGCAGCGGCGCTTGCTGGCGAGCTTTCTGCCGAACAGCACGCTCTTCACGCCAGCGATGAAACTCGGCCAGCAGTTCCGCGGCATCCTGCCACGCAATCTGCGCGCGAAGATTCCCGTCCCGGAGAAGCCGCTCGCCGCGCCCACGCGCAAACACGAGCGCAAGATGCTGATGCTTTCCGGCTGCGTGCAACCGGCCATGATGCCCAACGTCAACACGGCGACCGCACGCGTATTCGACGCGCTCGGCATCGAGATCGTCACCGCGCCGGATGCGGGCTGCTGCGGCGCGATCCGCCTGCATCTCGGCTACAACGACGAAGCGCTCGACGACGTGCGCAACAACATCGACGCATGGTGGCCGTATGTGGAGAACGGCGTCGAGGCAATCGTGATGAACGCGTCGGGTTGCGGCGCGACGGTTAAGGAATACGCGCACCTTTTGCGCGACGATCCGGTCTACGCGGACAAGGCAGCGCGCATCGTCGAGCTTACGCGCGACCTCGCCGAAATCCTGCCGATGTACGAGGAAGAACTCATCGCGCTGGCAAGACGCCGCAGCGTGCATACGGTCGCCTACCATCCGCCGTGTACCTTGCAGCACGGGCAGCAGATTCGCGGACGCGTCGAGCATCTGCTGACCGCGCTCGGGCTCGAAGTGCGTTTGCCCGCGGATAGCCATCTCTGCTGCGGATCGGCGGGCACGTATTCGGTGCTGCAGCCAAAGCTTTCATACACGCTGCGCAATCAAAAGCTCGACCGGCTGGAAAAGACCGAGCCGCAGATGATCGTGTCGGCGAATGTCGGGTGTATCGCGCATTTGCAAAGCGGCACGTCCACGCCCGTCGCGCACTGGATTCAGTTGCTCGAGCATCTGCTTTACGGTTGA
- a CDS encoding FAD-binding oxidoreductase produces MNHPAEAARTAFRRPFPAALLDALRTRFAERVSTAQAVREHHGRDESPFDPQLPDAVVFARSTDDVQAIVRLCAEHDTPIIPYGNGSSLEGHLLAVQGGVSIDLSAMKNVISINAEDLTVTVEPGISRKQLNEALKDTGLFFPIDPGADASIGGMSATRASGTNAVRYGTMRENVLGLTVVTADGRVIKTGTRARKSSAGYDLTRLFVGSEGTLGVITEITVRLYPQPEAISAAICAFPSMGDAVRAVIETIQMGVPIARVEFVDSLAVRAINRHSNLTLAESPTLFFEFHGTEAGVKEQAQTVQDIAAENAGTGFEWATRPEDRSRLWNARHNAYFAMLQLKPGCRAVTTDVCVPISRLAECVEETEKDLVDSPLPCPIVGHVGDGNFHVAMLLDPAKPEELAEAERLNHRIVERALMVGGTCTGEHGVGLHKMGFMIEEHGEDAIAVMRSIKHALDPKNLMNPGKIFAFEQ; encoded by the coding sequence GTGAACCACCCCGCCGAAGCCGCACGAACCGCCTTCCGCCGCCCGTTCCCCGCCGCCCTGCTCGATGCGCTGCGCACAAGATTCGCGGAGCGCGTCTCCACCGCCCAGGCGGTGCGCGAGCACCACGGCCGCGACGAATCCCCGTTCGACCCGCAACTGCCCGACGCCGTCGTCTTCGCGCGCAGCACAGATGACGTGCAGGCCATCGTCAGACTTTGCGCCGAACACGACACGCCGATCATTCCTTACGGCAACGGCTCGTCGCTCGAAGGGCATCTGCTGGCAGTGCAAGGCGGCGTCTCCATCGACTTGTCGGCGATGAAAAACGTCATCTCGATCAACGCCGAAGATCTCACGGTCACCGTCGAACCCGGCATTTCGCGCAAGCAACTGAACGAAGCGCTGAAAGACACCGGCCTCTTCTTCCCGATCGATCCCGGCGCGGACGCCAGCATCGGCGGCATGTCGGCAACGCGCGCTTCCGGCACCAACGCCGTGCGCTACGGCACGATGCGCGAAAACGTGCTCGGCCTCACGGTCGTCACCGCCGATGGCCGAGTCATCAAAACCGGCACGCGCGCGCGCAAATCGTCGGCGGGATACGACCTGACGCGTCTTTTCGTCGGCTCGGAAGGCACACTCGGTGTCATCACCGAAATCACCGTGCGGCTTTATCCGCAGCCCGAAGCCATTTCCGCCGCCATCTGCGCTTTCCCGTCGATGGGCGATGCGGTACGCGCCGTCATCGAGACCATTCAGATGGGCGTGCCGATTGCGCGCGTCGAATTCGTCGATTCGCTCGCCGTGCGCGCAATCAATCGTCATTCGAATCTGACGCTCGCCGAATCGCCGACGCTGTTCTTCGAATTTCACGGCACCGAAGCCGGCGTCAAGGAGCAAGCGCAAACGGTGCAGGACATTGCCGCCGAGAACGCCGGCACCGGTTTCGAATGGGCGACCCGTCCCGAAGACCGCAGCCGTCTCTGGAACGCGCGCCACAACGCCTACTTCGCGATGCTGCAACTGAAGCCCGGCTGCCGCGCCGTCACCACGGATGTCTGCGTACCGATCTCGCGTCTCGCGGAATGCGTCGAGGAAACGGAAAAAGACCTGGTGGATTCGCCGCTTCCCTGCCCAATCGTCGGCCATGTCGGCGACGGCAACTTCCACGTCGCCATGCTGCTCGATCCGGCCAAGCCCGAGGAACTAGCGGAAGCCGAACGGCTGAATCACCGCATCGTCGAACGCGCGCTGATGGTCGGCGGCACCTGCACGGGCGAACACGGCGTCGGCTTGCACAAGATGGGCTTCATGATCGAGGAGCACGGCGAGGACGCCATCGCCGTGATGCGCTCGATCAAACACGCGCTCGACCCGAAAAACCTCATGAATCCGGGCAAGATCTTCGCGTTCGAGCAGTAA
- a CDS encoding FAD-linked oxidase C-terminal domain-containing protein, with the protein MNAPDELKTALVTDTSPNLPHADAPRFSEEQLAARQRDVVQALMAVLPTHCLLFREEDTAPYECDGLAAYRRLPLAVALPETEAQVQRVVQICARLDVPIVPRGAGTGLSGGAMPIRHGIVLSLARFRKIIEVDPYARTATVQPGVRNLAISEAAAPYGLYYAPDPSSQIACTIGGNVSENSGGVHCLKYGLTVHNVLRVRAVTMDGDAVEFGSLGPDAPGLDLLAVLIGSEGMFAIVTEITVKLIPKPQTAQVIMASFDDVVKGGNAVAAIIAAGIIPAGLEMMDKPATRAVEQFVNAGYDLDAAAILLCESDGTHDEVAEEIVRMTAVLREFGASRIQISRTESERLKFWSGRKNAFPAAGRMSPDYYCMDGTVPRRSIGPLLKRIEEMEQKYALRCINVFHAGDGNMHPLILFNGNDLDEWHRAEAFGSDILETCVELGGTVTGEHGVGIEKINSMCVQFSPEERDAFHAVKRAFDPPGLLNPDKGIPTRARCAEYGKMHIRGGLLPHPEIPRF; encoded by the coding sequence ATGAACGCACCCGACGAGCTCAAGACCGCACTCGTGACCGACACTTCGCCGAATTTGCCGCATGCGGACGCGCCGCGGTTCTCCGAGGAACAACTCGCGGCGCGTCAGCGCGATGTCGTGCAGGCGCTGATGGCGGTGCTGCCCACGCATTGCCTCCTGTTTCGCGAGGAAGACACGGCGCCATACGAGTGCGACGGTCTCGCGGCGTATCGCCGTCTGCCGCTTGCGGTCGCATTGCCGGAAACCGAAGCGCAGGTGCAGCGCGTCGTGCAGATCTGCGCGCGCCTCGACGTGCCGATCGTGCCGCGCGGCGCGGGCACGGGGCTCTCGGGCGGCGCGATGCCGATCCGTCATGGCATCGTGTTGTCGCTTGCGCGCTTTCGCAAGATCATCGAAGTCGATCCGTACGCGCGCACCGCGACGGTTCAGCCGGGCGTGCGCAATCTCGCCATATCGGAGGCCGCCGCCCCTTACGGGCTCTACTACGCGCCGGACCCTTCGTCGCAGATCGCGTGCACTATCGGCGGCAACGTCTCCGAAAATTCGGGCGGCGTGCATTGCCTGAAATACGGCCTTACCGTGCATAACGTACTGCGCGTGCGCGCCGTCACCATGGACGGCGATGCCGTCGAATTCGGCTCGCTCGGACCCGACGCGCCCGGCCTCGATCTGCTCGCCGTGCTGATCGGCAGCGAAGGCATGTTCGCCATCGTCACCGAGATCACCGTCAAGCTGATCCCGAAGCCGCAGACGGCGCAAGTCATCATGGCGAGCTTCGACGACGTGGTCAAAGGCGGTAACGCGGTCGCGGCGATCATCGCGGCGGGCATCATCCCGGCCGGCCTCGAAATGATGGACAAGCCCGCGACGCGCGCCGTCGAGCAATTCGTCAACGCTGGCTACGACCTGGACGCCGCCGCCATCCTGCTGTGCGAATCCGATGGCACGCACGACGAAGTCGCCGAGGAAATCGTCCGCATGACGGCGGTGCTGCGCGAGTTCGGCGCGTCGCGCATCCAGATTTCGCGCACGGAAAGCGAGCGCCTCAAGTTCTGGTCGGGCCGCAAGAACGCCTTTCCCGCCGCCGGCCGCATGTCGCCTGACTATTACTGCATGGACGGCACGGTGCCGCGCCGCTCCATCGGGCCGCTGCTCAAGCGGATCGAAGAGATGGAACAGAAGTACGCGCTTCGCTGCATCAACGTGTTCCATGCGGGCGACGGCAACATGCACCCGCTCATTCTCTTCAATGGCAACGATCTCGACGAATGGCATCGCGCGGAGGCGTTCGGCAGCGATATCCTCGAAACCTGCGTGGAACTGGGCGGCACGGTGACGGGCGAACACGGCGTGGGCATCGAGAAGATCAATTCGATGTGCGTGCAGTTCTCGCCCGAGGAGCGCGACGCCTTTCACGCGGTCAAGCGCGCGTTCGATCCGCCCGGCCTGCTCAATCCCGACAAGGGCATTCCCACGCGCGCGCGCTGCGCCGAATACGGGAAGATGCACATTCGCGGCGGGCTTTTGCCGCACCCGGAGATTCCGCGCTTTTGA
- a CDS encoding cob(I)yrinic acid a,c-diamide adenosyltransferase produces the protein MGNRLSKIATRTGDDGTTGLGDGRRVSKDDARIAAIGDVDELNSTLGVLLCEPLPTDVRDALTTIQHDLFDLGGELSIPGHSMIEESHLAQLDDWLAEYNGTLPPLAEFILPGGSRAAAVAHVARTVCRRAERSIVALGKIDEAGVNESPRRYVNRLSDLLFVLARVLNRADGQNDVLWKHQRDAATD, from the coding sequence ATGGGCAACCGTCTGAGCAAGATCGCCACCCGTACCGGCGACGATGGCACCACGGGGCTCGGCGACGGCCGTCGCGTTTCCAAGGACGATGCGCGGATTGCCGCAATCGGCGATGTCGATGAATTGAATTCGACTTTGGGCGTATTGCTATGCGAACCGCTGCCAACGGACGTGCGCGATGCGTTGACGACGATTCAACACGATCTCTTCGATTTAGGCGGCGAGTTATCGATTCCTGGGCATTCGATGATCGAGGAATCGCATTTGGCGCAGCTCGATGACTGGCTCGCGGAATACAACGGGACGTTGCCGCCGTTGGCTGAATTCATTCTGCCGGGCGGATCGAGAGCGGCGGCAGTGGCGCATGTGGCTCGGACGGTTTGCCGAAGAGCGGAGCGGTCGATCGTGGCGCTAGGGAAAATCGATGAAGCCGGAGTAAACGAATCGCCGAGGCGGTATGTCAATCGGCTGTCGGATTTGCTTTTTGTACTGGCGCGGGTTTTGAATCGCGCGGATGGCCAGAACGATGTCTTGTGGAAGCATCAGCGCGACGCGGCAACCGATTAA
- the glcE gene encoding glycolate oxidase subunit GlcE, with translation MEQDDIVAGWSERIAHATETGTPLRIRGGGTKDWYGQTLQGEILDTRAHRGIVEYDPAELVITAKSGTPLAEIEAALREHGQMLPFEPPHFGRNATFGGCIAAGLAGPRRAWTGAPRDFVLGAVVMNGHGKVLHFGGQVVKNVAGYDVARLLAGSLGTLGLMLQLSIKVLPRPVAEATLKFDMHATDGVRKLNEWGGHPLPITGSAWRDGTLALRLAGAEAAVKSARNTLGGEVVDAVEADRFWIGMREQTDPFFAVIQPRSALWRLALPSIAEPLHLPGAQLMEWGGAQRWWITDTDPQTVRISAKQAGGHATIFRAGSAYDRNAGVFTPLPAPLMKIHRGLKAAFDPARVFNRARLYPDF, from the coding sequence ATGGAACAGGACGACATCGTCGCCGGCTGGTCGGAGCGGATTGCACACGCCACCGAGACCGGTACGCCGCTGCGCATTCGCGGCGGCGGGACGAAGGACTGGTACGGACAGACGCTCCAAGGGGAGATTCTCGACACGCGCGCGCATCGCGGCATCGTCGAATACGATCCGGCGGAACTCGTGATCACCGCGAAGAGCGGCACGCCGCTCGCGGAAATCGAAGCCGCGCTCAGGGAGCACGGGCAGATGCTGCCCTTCGAGCCGCCGCACTTCGGCCGTAACGCGACCTTCGGCGGCTGCATCGCGGCGGGACTTGCCGGCCCGCGTCGCGCATGGACCGGCGCGCCGCGCGATTTCGTGCTCGGCGCGGTGGTGATGAACGGGCACGGAAAAGTGCTGCACTTCGGCGGCCAAGTGGTGAAAAACGTGGCGGGCTATGACGTCGCGCGCTTGCTCGCGGGCTCGCTCGGCACGCTCGGCCTCATGCTGCAACTGTCGATCAAGGTGCTGCCCCGCCCCGTCGCCGAAGCCACGCTCAAATTCGACATGCATGCAACGGACGGCGTGCGCAAGCTCAACGAATGGGGCGGTCATCCCTTGCCGATCACCGGCAGCGCGTGGCGCGACGGCACGCTCGCGCTACGTCTCGCGGGCGCGGAAGCTGCTGTCAAGTCCGCGCGCAACACGCTCGGCGGCGAGGTGGTCGACGCCGTCGAAGCCGACCGTTTCTGGATCGGCATGCGCGAGCAGACCGATCCGTTCTTCGCGGTCATTCAGCCGCGCTCGGCGCTTTGGCGGCTCGCGTTGCCGTCCATTGCGGAGCCGCTGCATTTGCCGGGCGCGCAACTCATGGAATGGGGCGGTGCGCAGCGCTGGTGGATCACGGACACCGACCCGCAGACCGTGCGTATCAGCGCGAAGCAAGCCGGCGGGCACGCGACCATCTTCCGCGCCGGTTCCGCGTATGACCGCAATGCGGGCGTGTTCACGCCGTTGCCCGCGCCGCTGATGAAAATCCATCGCGGGCTGAAGGCGGCGTTCGATCCGGCGCGCGTGTTCAATCGCGCCCGGCTGTACCCCGATTTCTAG
- the tldD gene encoding metalloprotease TldD — translation MNIIEPGIRNLVTAKDVLLTPYGLDEGLITRTLAEIFTHRVDYADLYFQSTRSEAWSLEEGIVKSGSFSIDQGVGVRAVSGERTAFAYSDDLSPESIRQAAHATRAIAKAGGGKHKIKSASTLTGVSGRDLYLPADPLHSLDSDAKVKLLERVEQMARGRDPRITQVMAGLAGEYDVVLVARSDGALAADVRPLVRVSVTVIAEQNGRREIGTGGGGGRFDYGYFTDDILNRYVDDAVHAALVNLEARPAPAGAMTVVLGPGWPGVLLHEAIGHGLEGDFNRKGSSAFAGRIGEQVAAKGVTVVDDGTLPNRRGSLNIDDEGNPTQCTTLIEDGILKGYIQDSLNARLMKMPVTGNARRESYAALPMPRMTNTYMLNGDKDPKEILASVKKGLYAVNFGGGQVDITNGKFVFSASEAYMIEDGKITYPVKGATLIGSGPESLKYVTMIGNDMSLDTGVGVCGKEGQSVPVGVGQPTLRIEKMTVGGTV, via the coding sequence ATGAACATCATCGAACCCGGCATTAGGAATCTGGTCACGGCGAAGGACGTTTTGCTTACGCCGTATGGCCTCGACGAGGGGCTTATCACACGTACGCTTGCGGAAATTTTCACGCATCGCGTCGATTACGCCGACCTCTATTTCCAGTCCACGCGCAGCGAAGCGTGGAGTCTGGAAGAAGGCATCGTCAAATCGGGCAGCTTCAGCATCGATCAGGGCGTCGGCGTGCGCGCCGTTTCGGGCGAGCGCACGGCTTTCGCCTACTCCGACGATCTCTCGCCCGAATCGATTCGCCAGGCGGCGCACGCAACACGCGCGATCGCCAAGGCGGGCGGCGGCAAGCACAAAATCAAGTCGGCGAGCACGCTCACGGGCGTGTCGGGCCGCGATCTGTATTTACCCGCCGATCCGCTGCATTCGCTTGATTCCGACGCGAAGGTGAAGCTGCTGGAGCGCGTCGAACAGATGGCGCGCGGCCGCGATCCGCGCATCACGCAAGTCATGGCCGGGCTCGCCGGTGAATACGACGTCGTGCTGGTGGCGCGCAGCGACGGCGCGCTCGCCGCCGACGTGCGACCGCTCGTGCGCGTATCGGTCACGGTGATCGCCGAGCAAAACGGACGCCGCGAGATCGGCACGGGCGGCGGTGGCGGACGCTTCGACTATGGCTATTTCACCGACGACATCCTGAACCGCTACGTCGACGACGCGGTGCACGCGGCGCTGGTGAACCTGGAAGCGCGTCCGGCACCCGCAGGCGCCATGACCGTCGTGCTCGGGCCGGGCTGGCCGGGCGTGCTCTTGCACGAAGCAATCGGGCACGGGCTGGAAGGCGACTTCAACCGCAAGGGATCGTCGGCGTTCGCGGGTCGTATCGGCGAACAGGTCGCGGCGAAGGGCGTGACCGTGGTCGATGACGGCACGCTGCCGAATCGGCGCGGCTCGCTCAACATCGACGACGAAGGCAATCCGACGCAGTGCACGACGCTGATCGAGGACGGCATTCTCAAGGGCTACATTCAGGATTCGCTCAACGCGCGTTTGATGAAGATGCCCGTGACGGGCAACGCGCGCCGCGAATCCTACGCCGCCCTGCCGATGCCGCGCATGACCAACACGTACATGCTCAACGGCGACAAGGACCCGAAGGAGATTCTGGCTTCGGTGAAGAAAGGCTTGTACGCGGTGAATTTCGGCGGCGGTCAGGTGGATATCACCAACGGCAAGTTCGTGTTTTCGGCGTCCGAGGCGTACATGATCGAGGACGGCAAGATCACGTATCCGGTGAAGGGCGCGACCTTGATCGGCAGCGGACCGGAATCGCTCAAATACGTGACGATGATCGGTAACGACATGTCGCTGGATACGGGCGTCGGCGTGTGCGGCAAGGAAGGCCAGAGCGTGCCGGTGGGCGTTGGGCAACCGACGTTGCGCATCGAAAAGATGACGGTGGGCGGCACGGTTTGA
- a CDS encoding carbon-nitrogen hydrolase family protein, whose amino-acid sequence MNDKSSESANFRVAALQMVSAPDRDRNLTEAGRLIAEAARDGAQLVLLPEYFCYMGFKDTDKRAIRETPGAGPIQQFLSDAAREHRVWVIGGTLPLQSAEPDRVLNTTLVFDPAGKQVGRYDKIHLFNFEKGEESFDEARTICPGSEVRTFDAPFGRVGLSVCYDLRFPELYRKMGDCALMVVPSAFTYTTGKAHWEILLRARAIENQCYVLAAAQGGKHENGRRTFGHSILIDPWGEIIDVRDEGAGVVAGQIDPARIASVRQSLPAYRHRVIG is encoded by the coding sequence ATGAACGATAAATCGAGCGAAAGCGCGAATTTCCGCGTCGCCGCGCTACAGATGGTCAGCGCGCCGGACCGCGATCGCAACCTGACCGAGGCCGGCCGGCTGATCGCGGAAGCCGCGCGCGACGGCGCCCAACTCGTGCTCCTGCCCGAATACTTCTGCTACATGGGCTTCAAGGACACCGACAAACGCGCCATTCGCGAGACGCCGGGCGCGGGTCCGATCCAGCAATTCTTGTCCGATGCGGCGCGCGAGCATCGCGTGTGGGTGATCGGCGGGACTTTGCCGTTGCAGTCGGCGGAGCCGGATCGCGTATTGAACACCACGCTCGTGTTCGACCCCGCCGGCAAGCAGGTTGGGCGCTACGACAAGATTCACCTCTTCAATTTCGAGAAAGGCGAGGAATCGTTCGACGAAGCGCGCACCATCTGCCCCGGCAGCGAAGTGCGGACTTTCGACGCGCCATTCGGACGAGTCGGCCTTTCGGTGTGCTACGACCTGCGATTCCCGGAGCTGTATCGAAAAATGGGCGACTGCGCGTTGATGGTCGTCCCCTCCGCGTTCACCTACACGACCGGCAAGGCACATTGGGAAATCTTGCTACGCGCCCGCGCCATTGAAAACCAGTGCTACGTCCTCGCCGCGGCACAAGGCGGCAAACATGAAAACGGCCGGCGCACTTTCGGCCACAGCATCCTGATCGACCCTTGGGGCGAAATCATCGACGTGCGCGATGAAGGCGCGGGCGTCGTGGCCGGCCAGATCGATCCGGCGCGCATTGCGTCAGTGCGACAGAGCTTGCCGGCGTATCGGCATCGCGTGATCGGCTGA